The following proteins come from a genomic window of Candidatus Kuenenbacteria bacterium:
- a CDS encoding EamA family transporter, whose translation MSWLLITLIAYFLNAIAMVIDKTLLKRDIKNPFVYTFYIAALGAVLMVFILPFGLKWPGLSQFIVSLAAGATFALGLFLMFFGLKKEDASRLTPVIGGLTPVFVFLLAYLFLGERLFGRQIIAFILIIVGTFVVSLSFGRGHAPHLRRAFWLALPSAFLFGLSYVLTKDVYNHQPFISGFVWTRLGAFIVAIMPMLWAKNRYDLLHPPKGGGMSGAKSRFLFGQACGGSSAILIQYAVSLASVSLVQALQGTQYVFIFLAVLYLTYYRPKILKETFNPAIITQKIIAIILIGLGLYFII comes from the coding sequence ATGAGTTGGTTATTAATCACCCTCATCGCCTATTTTTTGAACGCCATTGCCATGGTCATTGACAAGACCTTGCTCAAGCGCGATATAAAAAATCCTTTTGTTTATACTTTTTATATTGCCGCTCTGGGAGCGGTATTAATGGTTTTTATTCTGCCCTTCGGCTTGAAGTGGCCTGGCTTGAGCCAATTTATTGTCAGCCTCGCCGCCGGCGCTACTTTCGCTCTGGGTTTATTCTTGATGTTTTTTGGGCTTAAGAAAGAGGACGCTTCTCGGCTCACTCCAGTGATCGGCGGGCTGACTCCAGTTTTTGTCTTCCTGCTGGCTTATTTATTTTTGGGGGAGCGATTATTTGGTCGTCAAATTATTGCTTTTATTCTCATCATTGTTGGTACCTTTGTAGTTTCCTTAAGTTTTGGCCGGGGGCATGCCCCTCATCTGCGTCGGGCTTTTTGGCTGGCCCTACCCTCGGCTTTTCTTTTCGGACTTTCCTATGTCTTGACCAAAGATGTTTACAATCATCAGCCATTTATTTCCGGTTTTGTTTGGACCAGACTCGGTGCCTTCATTGTCGCTATTATGCCCATGTTGTGGGCCAAAAATCGCTATGATTTGCTTCATCCACCAAAAGGAGGTGGTATGTCTGGTGCCAAGAGCCGTTTTCTTTTCGGTCAAGCTTGTGGCGGTTCATCTGCTATTTTGATCCAATATGCCGTGTCTCTGGCCTCCGTTTCTTTGGTTCAAGCCCTGCAGGGCACTCAATATGTTTTTATCTTTCTGGCCGTTCTTTATCTGACTTATTATCGCCCCAAAATTTTAAAAGAAACATTCAATCCAGCCATTATCACTCAAAAAATAATTGCTATTATTTTGATTGGTCTAGGTTTATATTTTATAATCTAA
- a CDS encoding class I SAM-dependent methyltransferase, translating into MTPWDEFFNQKIKQIFEEKKEILDIGGGLRILENKGNRYNPNRAWIKKYLERVYYKILDPVPDYNPDIVGDIHDLPLGDKSVDAIICIAVLEHIENPFKAFEEMYRVLKPGGYCFIYVPFLYRYHAEKGYYGDFWRYTEDSLKHLAKNFSSIEIQNVRWPLETWIYLSPLGKKKIFNKLARWLDKLAHKQKSKQTSGYNVFLIK; encoded by the coding sequence ATGACTCCGTGGGATGAATTTTTTAATCAAAAAATAAAACAAATTTTCGAGGAGAAAAAAGAAATTTTGGATATTGGGGGCGGACTTAGGATCTTGGAAAATAAGGGCAACCGCTATAACCCCAATCGCGCCTGGATCAAAAAATATCTGGAGAGGGTGTATTATAAAATTTTAGACCCGGTGCCAGATTATAATCCGGATATTGTCGGTGATATACACGATCTGCCGCTAGGGGATAAATCTGTGGACGCTATAATTTGCATTGCTGTTTTGGAACATATTGAAAATCCGTTCAAGGCTTTTGAAGAAATGTATCGGGTCTTGAAGCCCGGCGGATATTGTTTTATTTATGTGCCTTTCCTCTATCGCTATCATGCAGAAAAGGGTTACTATGGTGATTTTTGGCGCTACACCGAAGATTCGTTAAAACATTTGGCCAAAAATTTTTCTTCCATAGAAATACAAAATGTGCGCTGGCCCCTAGAAACTTGGATATATTTGAGTCCCTTGGGTAAGAAAAAAATTTTTAATAAACTGGCCAGATGGTTGGATAAATTGGCACACAAACAAAAGTCCAAACAAACCAGCGGCTATAATGTTTTCCTGATTAAATAA
- a CDS encoding glycosyltransferase family 4 protein produces MRLLMLTRKVDSQDSRASFVSDWLLELAQNLEKLVVICQEKGDTSGLPENIEIFSLGKELGHSKIKQFFRAQKILFKLVKKSDGVLAHQMPIYGVLAGPASWLSHKKLIQWYAHGTVDWRLKLANFFVTEFVTSSADGFRMPTKKPVRVIGQGINTNKFKIQNSKLKANEEFNILTIGRISPSKDIESMIKAVYELKEQNVDNIKLTIIGAPATAAGFHYSQNLQSMVENMNLGNQINFFGGIPHAETIKHLAQADLFLNLSDTGSLDKTVLEAMAAGCLVLTSNIAYKNILPPELFTTKDNPQTLTQKIKELMGLSEQKKEEFKKQLRDEVLAHHNLADFAKKIVGLYSNLS; encoded by the coding sequence ATGCGGCTTTTAATGCTTACAAGGAAAGTTGACAGTCAAGACAGTCGGGCCAGTTTTGTTTCTGACTGGCTTTTGGAATTAGCCCAAAACCTAGAAAAATTAGTAGTTATTTGCCAAGAAAAAGGCGATACCAGCGGCTTACCGGAAAACATTGAAATCTTTTCATTGGGCAAAGAATTAGGCCATTCAAAAATCAAGCAATTTTTCCGCGCGCAGAAAATATTATTCAAGCTTGTCAAAAAAAGTGACGGCGTCTTGGCCCACCAGATGCCTATTTATGGGGTTCTTGCTGGGCCTGCCAGTTGGCTGTCTCACAAAAAATTAATTCAATGGTATGCTCATGGTACTGTTGACTGGCGCTTAAAGTTGGCGAATTTTTTCGTGACCGAATTTGTCACCTCGTCAGCCGATGGTTTTCGAATGCCAACCAAAAAACCAGTGCGGGTTATTGGGCAGGGTATCAACACTAATAAATTCAAAATTCAAAATTCAAAACTCAAAGCAAATGAAGAATTTAATATTTTGACTATTGGTCGTATTTCACCGAGTAAAGATATTGAATCCATGATCAAGGCTGTTTATGAATTAAAAGAACAGAATGTCGATAATATAAAATTAACTATCATTGGCGCACCAGCTACGGCCGCTGGTTTTCATTATTCCCAAAATCTTCAGTCTATGGTGGAGAACATGAATCTGGGCAACCAAATCAATTTTTTTGGCGGCATTCCTCACGCTGAAACAATAAAGCATTTAGCTCAAGCTGATTTATTTTTAAATTTGAGTGATACAGGTAGTTTGGACAAAACCGTTTTGGAAGCTATGGCTGCTGGTTGCCTAGTCTTGACGAGCAATATTGCTTACAAAAATATTTTGCCGCCTGAATTATTCACCACCAAAGACAACCCCCAAACCTTGACCCAAAAGATTAAAGAATTGATGGGCTTATCAGAACAAAAAAAAGAGGAGTTTAAAAAACAATTACGCGATGAAGTCCTCGCCCATCACAACTTGGCCGACTTTGCCAAAAAAATTGTAGGATTATATAGTAATTTATCCTGA